In Candidatus Methylacidithermus pantelleriae, a single genomic region encodes these proteins:
- a CDS encoding nucleoside-diphosphate kinase yields MKELSYVIINPYTLYKSRTGGIISRLLSRTTLDLVGAIMFAPSQSLAEEYAESIGSRGDMEDREIQALIRQYVREHYAPDPVTGRRNRCMVLLLEGEEAVRRTREAVGPIKRHSLRGETIRDTYGDLIYNRDGSVRYFEPAVLAPPTVEEAAAQLRILARYADEDAGMVSQVVPTFGQPGHERTVVIIKPDNFRFPSARPGNVIDMFSRTGLAITGIKVHRMSVAEAEEFYAPVREVLRERLQAPTGQKVRQLAESALGIQIPPELEKELGRLLGPLVGENQFESIVRFMTGLDPKSCSPTERTRPGTEKCIVLVYEGLEAIRKVREVLGPTDPAKAPPGSIRREFGQNIMVNAAHASDSVQSAERELKIVRIWENDFKNLIAQYYAGS; encoded by the coding sequence ATGAAAGAACTGAGCTACGTTATTATTAATCCTTATACCCTTTATAAGTCGCGTACCGGTGGGATTATTTCGAGGCTTCTTAGCCGGACAACTCTGGATCTGGTAGGTGCGATCATGTTTGCCCCCAGTCAGAGCCTGGCGGAGGAATATGCTGAGAGTATTGGAAGCAGGGGAGACATGGAAGACCGGGAGATTCAAGCCCTGATTCGACAATATGTCCGGGAACACTATGCTCCAGACCCGGTGACTGGGAGGCGGAATCGCTGCATGGTTCTTCTCTTGGAGGGAGAAGAGGCTGTTCGCAGAACCCGGGAAGCGGTCGGTCCCATCAAACGCCACAGCCTGCGAGGGGAGACGATCCGTGATACGTATGGCGATCTCATTTATAACCGGGATGGTTCGGTACGATACTTCGAGCCCGCCGTTTTGGCTCCCCCCACGGTGGAGGAAGCCGCTGCTCAGCTTCGCATCCTAGCACGCTATGCCGACGAAGATGCAGGGATGGTTTCCCAGGTAGTGCCGACTTTTGGGCAGCCCGGGCATGAACGTACGGTCGTCATTATTAAACCGGATAATTTTCGATTTCCTAGTGCTCGTCCCGGTAACGTGATCGACATGTTTTCACGCACCGGTTTGGCGATCACCGGGATCAAAGTGCACCGGATGAGCGTAGCGGAGGCAGAAGAATTCTACGCCCCAGTGCGGGAGGTGTTACGGGAAAGACTACAGGCTCCTACCGGTCAAAAGGTTCGGCAACTGGCCGAATCTGCCTTGGGGATTCAAATTCCCCCTGAGCTCGAAAAGGAATTGGGTCGGCTTTTGGGTCCGCTGGTAGGGGAAAACCAATTTGAATCGATCGTCCGGTTTATGACTGGACTTGACCCCAAGAGCTGTTCGCCTACAGAGCGAACCCGACCCGGAACCGAAAAATGCATCGTCCTTGTGTATGAAGGGCTGGAAGCCATTCGGAAAGTCCGGGAGGTGCTCGGTCCAACCGATCCCGCGAAAGCTCCGCCCGGTTCGATCCGCCGGGAATTCGGGCAGAACATCATGGTCAATGCTGCGCATGCGTCTGATTCCGTTCAGAGCGCCGAGCGGGAGCTAAAGATTGTGCGGATTTGGGAAAATGATTTCAAAAACCTCATCGCTCAATACTATGCTGGGTCATAG